From Procambarus clarkii isolate CNS0578487 chromosome 65, FALCON_Pclarkii_2.0, whole genome shotgun sequence, one genomic window encodes:
- the LOC138354907 gene encoding zinc finger protein 70-like, producing the protein METNVMIRTVDKPHECLECSRKFRYLSNLKQHLLVHSDDRPYECSECAKKFKGPGTLRKHLLVHTDDRPYECSECAKKFKSPASLKQHLLVHSDDKPHECPECAKKFKHRHNMKKHMLLHLKDELHKCKDCGKSYSLRENKKRVRVHTGDTSHRCEECEKRCSQFSNMKRCWCTLMIKLIKAKASNKKQKVKKASIPRHERIEGVATDTDMVLGSDDEEEPGEEQGAPCARCKKR; encoded by the exons ATGGAAACCAATGTAATGATTCGTACTGTTgataagcctcacgagtgtctcgAGTGCTCAAGAAAATTCAGGTACCTTAGCAATTTGAAACAACACTTGTTAGTACATTCTGATGATAGGCCTTACGAGTGTTCTGAGTGTGCAAAAAAATTTAAGGGCCCTGGAACTTTGAGAAAACACCTTTTAGTACATACTGATGATAGGCCTTACGAGTGTTCTGAGTGTGCAAAAAAGTTCAAGTCACCTGCAAGTTTGAAACAACACTTGTTAGTACATTCAGatgataaacctcacgagtgtcctgaGTGTGCGAAAAAGTtcaaacaccgtcacaatatgaaAAAACACATGTTACTACATTTGAAGGATGAACTTCATAAGTGTAAAGATTGTGGCAAAAGTTACAGTCTTCGTGAAAATAAGAAACGTGTAAGAGTGCATACAGGTGATACATCTCACAGGTGTGAAGAGTGTGAGAAAAGATGTAGTCAATTTTCAAACatgaagaggtgttggtgcactTTAATGATAAAGCTAATCAAGGCCAAAGCgagcaacaagaagcagaaagtgAAAAAGGCATCAATTCCACGACAT GAGCGAATAGAAGGTGTTGCTACTGATACTGACATGGTGCTAGGCAGTGATGATGAGGAAGAACCTGGGGAAGAGCAAGGTGCACCTTGCGCAAGGTGTAAAAAGAGATAA